The following are encoded in a window of Manihot esculenta cultivar AM560-2 chromosome 8, M.esculenta_v8, whole genome shotgun sequence genomic DNA:
- the LOC110607532 gene encoding inositol-phosphate phosphatase isoform X3: protein MDENAKIAGEVIRKGFYQTKHVEHKGQVDLVTETDKACEDLIFNHLKDRYPTHKFIGEETTAAYGTTELTDEPTWIVDPLDGTTNFVHGFPFVCISIGLTIAKVPTVGVVYNPILNELFTGIHGRGAFLNGNPIKVSSQTELVKSLLATEAGTKRDKTTVDATTNRINSLLFKVRSLRMSGSCALNLCGIACGRLDLFYETGFGGPWDVAAGVVIIKEAGGLVYDPSGKDFDITSQRVAASNPLLKDVFLEALQQSE, encoded by the exons ATGGATGAAAATG CCAAGATCGCTGGCGAG GTTATCCGCAAGGGATTTTACCAGACTAAGCATGTGGAGCACAAGGGCCAG GTGGATTTAGTTACAGAAACTGATAAGGCGTGTGAAGATCTCATTTTTAATCATCTCAAGGACCGCTACCCTACACACAAG TTCATTGGGGAAGAAACTACTGCTGCATATGGTACTACAGAGCTGACTGATGAACCCACATGGATAGTTGATCCTCTTGATGGAACAACCAACTTTGTGCATGG GTTTCCCTTCGTGTGTATTTCTATTGGCCTTACAATTGCAAAGGTTCCCACTGTAGGAGTTGTTTACAACCCAATCTTGAATGAG CTTTTCACTGGCATCCATGGAAGAGGTGCTTTTCTTAATGGAAACCCCATAAAAG TATCTTCTCAAACAGAACTTGTAAAATCTCTTCTTGCAACAGAG GCTGGAACAAAACGTGATAAGACTACTGTGGATGCCACTACAAACAGAATTAATAGCTTGCTTTTCAAG GTGAGATCCCTTAGGATGAGTGGTTCCTGCGCACTGAACCTTTGTGGAATTGCATGTGGAAGActtgatttattttatgaaactgGATTTGGTGGTCCATG GGATGTAGCGGCTGGAGTTGTGatcatcaaagaagctggaGGACTTGTTTATGATCC ATCTGGTAAAGATTTTGACATCACCTCTCAGAGAGTGGCAGCTTCAAACCCTCTCCTCAAGGATGTCTTTCTGGAAGCTTTGCAGCAATCAGAATGA
- the LOC110607532 gene encoding inositol-phosphate phosphatase isoform X2, with protein MDENGSTPFKFSSLSKIAGEVIRKGFYQTKHVEHKGQVDLVTETDKACEDLIFNHLKDRYPTHKFIGEETTAAYGTTELTDEPTWIVDPLDGTTNFVHGFPFVCISIGLTIAKVPTVGVVYNPILNELFTGIHGRGAFLNGNPIKVSSQTELVKSLLATEAGTKRDKTTVDATTNRINSLLFKVRSLRMSGSCALNLCGIACGRLDLFYETGFGGPWDVAAGVVIIKEAGGLVYDPSGKDFDITSQRVAASNPLLKDVFLEALQQSE; from the exons ATGGATGAAAATGGTTCGACCCCGTTCAAGTTTTCTTCATTAT CCAAGATCGCTGGCGAG GTTATCCGCAAGGGATTTTACCAGACTAAGCATGTGGAGCACAAGGGCCAG GTGGATTTAGTTACAGAAACTGATAAGGCGTGTGAAGATCTCATTTTTAATCATCTCAAGGACCGCTACCCTACACACAAG TTCATTGGGGAAGAAACTACTGCTGCATATGGTACTACAGAGCTGACTGATGAACCCACATGGATAGTTGATCCTCTTGATGGAACAACCAACTTTGTGCATGG GTTTCCCTTCGTGTGTATTTCTATTGGCCTTACAATTGCAAAGGTTCCCACTGTAGGAGTTGTTTACAACCCAATCTTGAATGAG CTTTTCACTGGCATCCATGGAAGAGGTGCTTTTCTTAATGGAAACCCCATAAAAG TATCTTCTCAAACAGAACTTGTAAAATCTCTTCTTGCAACAGAG GCTGGAACAAAACGTGATAAGACTACTGTGGATGCCACTACAAACAGAATTAATAGCTTGCTTTTCAAG GTGAGATCCCTTAGGATGAGTGGTTCCTGCGCACTGAACCTTTGTGGAATTGCATGTGGAAGActtgatttattttatgaaactgGATTTGGTGGTCCATG GGATGTAGCGGCTGGAGTTGTGatcatcaaagaagctggaGGACTTGTTTATGATCC ATCTGGTAAAGATTTTGACATCACCTCTCAGAGAGTGGCAGCTTCAAACCCTCTCCTCAAGGATGTCTTTCTGGAAGCTTTGCAGCAATCAGAATGA
- the LOC110607532 gene encoding inositol-phosphate phosphatase isoform X1 — MDENVSVSEFLETAVEAAKIAGEVIRKGFYQTKHVEHKGQVDLVTETDKACEDLIFNHLKDRYPTHKFIGEETTAAYGTTELTDEPTWIVDPLDGTTNFVHGFPFVCISIGLTIAKVPTVGVVYNPILNELFTGIHGRGAFLNGNPIKVSSQTELVKSLLATEAGTKRDKTTVDATTNRINSLLFKVRSLRMSGSCALNLCGIACGRLDLFYETGFGGPWDVAAGVVIIKEAGGLVYDPSGKDFDITSQRVAASNPLLKDVFLEALQQSE; from the exons ATGGATGAAAATG TTTCGGTCTCTGAATTCCTGGAAACTGCTGTTGAAGCAGCCAAGATCGCTGGCGAG GTTATCCGCAAGGGATTTTACCAGACTAAGCATGTGGAGCACAAGGGCCAG GTGGATTTAGTTACAGAAACTGATAAGGCGTGTGAAGATCTCATTTTTAATCATCTCAAGGACCGCTACCCTACACACAAG TTCATTGGGGAAGAAACTACTGCTGCATATGGTACTACAGAGCTGACTGATGAACCCACATGGATAGTTGATCCTCTTGATGGAACAACCAACTTTGTGCATGG GTTTCCCTTCGTGTGTATTTCTATTGGCCTTACAATTGCAAAGGTTCCCACTGTAGGAGTTGTTTACAACCCAATCTTGAATGAG CTTTTCACTGGCATCCATGGAAGAGGTGCTTTTCTTAATGGAAACCCCATAAAAG TATCTTCTCAAACAGAACTTGTAAAATCTCTTCTTGCAACAGAG GCTGGAACAAAACGTGATAAGACTACTGTGGATGCCACTACAAACAGAATTAATAGCTTGCTTTTCAAG GTGAGATCCCTTAGGATGAGTGGTTCCTGCGCACTGAACCTTTGTGGAATTGCATGTGGAAGActtgatttattttatgaaactgGATTTGGTGGTCCATG GGATGTAGCGGCTGGAGTTGTGatcatcaaagaagctggaGGACTTGTTTATGATCC ATCTGGTAAAGATTTTGACATCACCTCTCAGAGAGTGGCAGCTTCAAACCCTCTCCTCAAGGATGTCTTTCTGGAAGCTTTGCAGCAATCAGAATGA
- the LOC110607531 gene encoding cytochrome b561 and DOMON domain-containing protein At5g47530, with the protein MYRMLNLVLSLSFFMSMILSSSAQKCSSYAFSSNQVFSACNDLPYLNSFLHWNYNSSSSKLKIAYRHTGVSSSRWIAWAINPTSTGMVGSQALVAFQQSDGTMRAYTSPISSYQTSLQEGKLSFEVSDLSASYSNNEMIIFATLGISNIGSTTVNQVWQEGPVSSDSPQVHSTTGANVKSMGTVNLLSGTVGASGGNDKTRKRNIHGVLNAVSWGILMPSGALIARYLKVFKSADPAWFYLHVSCQSMAYIVGVAGWGTGLKLGTNSSGVQYDSHRTIGIILFCLGTLQVFALLLRPKTDHKYRVYWNIYHHTVGYSVIILSIINIFKGFDILNPDKKWKNAYIAVIAALAFNAVWLEAYTWFLVLIKRRRSESGSKMMMPQGINGSNGVNGLGDRQHQGV; encoded by the exons ATGTATAGAATGCTAAATCTCGTATTATCTCTCTCATTTTTCATGTCTATGATTCTCTCTTCATCTGCTCAAAAATGTTCTAGCTATGCCTTCTCTAGCAACCAAGTCTTTAGTGCATGCAATGATCTTCCTTATTTAAACTCATTTCTGCACTGGAATTATAACTCATCATCAAGCAAGCTTAAGATTGCATATAGGCACACAGGAGTCAGTTCCTCCAGATGGATAGCTTGGGCTATAAACCCTACTTCAACTGGGATGGTGGGTTCACAAGCACTTGTTGCATTCCAACAATCTGATGGAACAATGAGAGCTTATACTTCTCCTATCAGCAGCTATCAGACTTCACTGCAAGAAGGGAAGCTTAGCTTTGAAGTCTCAGATTTATCTGCTTCATATTCTAACAATGAGATGATCATATTTGCTACCTTGGGAATTTCAAACATTGGCTCTACTACAGTGAACCAGGTTTGGCAAGAAGGTCCAGTTTCTAGTGACTCTCCTCAGGTGCATTCCACTACTGGGGCTAATGTGAAATCCATGGGAACTGTTAACCTTCTTTCTGGGACAGTTGGGGCTAGTGGAGGAAATGACAAAACCAGGAAGAGGAAT ATTCATGGAGTGTTAAATGCAGTGAGTTGGGGGATACTGATGCCCAGTGGAGCTCTAATAGCAAGGTACTTGAAGGTATTCAAATCTGCAGACCCAGCATGGTTTTATCTACATGTTAGTTGTCAATCCATGGCCTATATTGTTGGAGTTGCTGGATGGGGTACTGGTCTCAAACTGGGCACCAACTCTTCCGGTGTACAATATGATTCCCATAGAACAATTGGAATCATCCTTTTCTGTCTTGGAACCCTTCAG GTGTTCGCTTTGCTTCTAAGGCCAAAAACAGATCACAAGTATAGAGTCTACTGGAACATCTATCACCATACAGTTGGATACAGTGTTATTATACTTAGCATCATCAATATATTCAAAGGATTTGATATCCTAAACCCTGACAAGAAGTGGAAGAACGCTTACATTGCTGTGATTGCTGCTTTGGCCTTCAATGCTGTGTGGTTGGAAGCCTACACATGGTTTCTAGTGCTGATCAAGAGGAGAAGATCAGAGAGTGGAAGCAAGATGATGATGCCTCAGGGCATCAATGGATCAAATGGGGTTAATGGACTTGGTGATAGGCAACACCAAGGCGTATAG